From Cellulomonas dongxiuzhuiae, the proteins below share one genomic window:
- a CDS encoding sirohydrochlorin chelatase — protein MTSHVPPAPVLVGCSHGTDSVTGRQAIASILADVVLARPGLDAREAFVDVQQPEVDQVVAGALPGAPAVVVPLLLSVGFHVKVDVARAVDHPGAAAARPLGPDPRLVEILADRLAQAGLEDDDAVVLAAAGSTDPAAAQAVREVVAALTQHLGRPVTVGYGAGAHPRVPVAVEAARTSLLPGGRVVVASYLLAPGYFLDRVREAGADVVTAALAPDPRLAAIALDRYDEVAARAAETWSPAVPAGA, from the coding sequence ATGACGTCGCACGTCCCGCCCGCTCCCGTGCTCGTCGGCTGCTCGCACGGCACCGACAGCGTGACGGGACGGCAGGCGATCGCGTCGATCCTGGCGGACGTCGTGCTCGCACGCCCCGGTCTGGACGCGCGCGAGGCGTTCGTCGACGTGCAGCAGCCGGAGGTCGACCAGGTGGTCGCCGGCGCGCTGCCGGGCGCGCCGGCCGTCGTGGTCCCGCTGCTGCTGTCGGTCGGGTTCCACGTCAAGGTCGACGTCGCACGTGCCGTCGACCACCCGGGTGCCGCGGCGGCGCGGCCGCTGGGGCCCGACCCGCGGCTCGTCGAGATCCTCGCCGACCGGCTCGCGCAGGCGGGCCTGGAGGACGACGACGCCGTCGTGCTCGCCGCCGCCGGATCCACCGACCCCGCGGCGGCGCAGGCCGTGCGCGAGGTCGTCGCCGCGCTGACGCAGCACCTGGGCCGGCCCGTCACCGTCGGCTACGGCGCCGGCGCGCACCCGCGGGTGCCCGTCGCGGTCGAGGCGGCCCGGACCTCGCTGCTGCCCGGCGGTCGCGTCGTCGTGGCGTCGTACCTGCTGGCGCCCGGGTACTTCCTCGACCGCGTCCGCGAGGCGGGCGCCGACGTCGTCACCGCCGCCCTGGCACCGGACCCCCGCCTCGCCGCGATCGCCCTCGACCGGTACGACGAGGTCGCCGCGCGGGCGGCGGAGACGTGGTCGCCCGCGGTGCCCGCCGGAGCCTAA
- a CDS encoding UDP-glucuronic acid decarboxylase family protein, which yields MSGSEVTAGRVVVTGGAGFLGSHLCTALVARGAHVVALDNFLTGTPANVAHLMDSPRFRLQRCDVTDFVHVPGDVDLVLHFASPASPLDYLQLPIHTLKVGAIGTGHALGLAKDKGARFVLASTSEVYGDPLVHPQPETYWGNVNPVGPRGVYDEAKRYAEAITTAYRATHDVDAAIVRIFNTYGPRMRPSDGRAIPTFIRQALAGEPLTVAGDGSQTRSVCYVDDLVRGILALADSHHPGPVNIGNPTELSVRRIAEDVVAATGSRSGITFVDRPVDDPEVRRPDTALARETLGWTPEVAWGDGLARTVAWFADALERTA from the coding sequence ATGTCGGGCAGCGAGGTCACAGCAGGTCGCGTGGTCGTCACCGGTGGGGCCGGCTTCCTCGGCAGCCACCTGTGCACCGCGCTCGTCGCGCGCGGCGCCCACGTGGTGGCGCTCGACAACTTCCTGACCGGCACCCCGGCCAACGTCGCCCACCTCATGGACTCGCCGCGCTTCCGGCTCCAGCGGTGCGACGTCACGGACTTCGTGCACGTGCCCGGCGACGTCGACCTCGTCCTGCACTTCGCGTCGCCCGCGTCGCCGCTGGACTACCTGCAGCTGCCGATCCACACCCTCAAGGTCGGTGCCATCGGCACCGGGCACGCCCTGGGCCTGGCCAAGGACAAGGGCGCGCGGTTCGTCCTGGCGTCCACGTCCGAGGTGTACGGGGACCCGCTCGTCCACCCCCAGCCCGAGACCTACTGGGGCAACGTCAACCCCGTCGGCCCGCGGGGCGTGTACGACGAGGCCAAGCGCTACGCCGAGGCGATCACCACCGCCTACCGCGCCACGCACGACGTCGACGCGGCGATCGTGCGGATCTTCAACACCTACGGCCCCCGGATGCGTCCCTCCGACGGCCGCGCGATCCCCACCTTCATCCGTCAAGCGCTCGCCGGTGAGCCGCTGACCGTGGCCGGCGACGGCTCCCAGACCCGGTCCGTGTGCTACGTCGACGACCTCGTGCGCGGCATCCTCGCGCTCGCGGACAGCCACCACCCCGGGCCGGTCAACATCGGCAACCCGACGGAGCTCAGCGTGCGGCGCATCGCCGAGGACGTCGTGGCCGCCACGGGGTCCCGGTCGGGCATCACGTTCGTCGACCGGCCCGTCGACGACCCCGAGGTCCGCCGGCCGGACACCGCACTGGCCCGCGAGACCCTCGGGTGGACCCCCGAGGTCGCCTGGGGGGACGGCCTGGCGCGCACCGTGGCGTGGTTCGCTGACGCGCTCGAGCGGACCGCCTGA
- a CDS encoding glycosyltransferase family 9 protein, which yields MSGARTTGDVLVLRALGLGDALTGVAALRGVRRAWPDRRLVLAGPAATGTWLRDLGVVDDLLVTQGLAPLTWDGTGHVAVNLHGRGPQSHRVLAATRPSRLVAYATPEHPQGPTWRADEHEVVRWCRLVTSAGGPCDASDLRLPVPPDRATAPGTVVLHPGAASGSRRWPVARWGEVARALVAARQDVTLTGGPAEVDLCAAVAEASGRDPRVLAGSLDVPGLAGLVAGARLVVCGDTGVAHLATAVATPSVLLFGPTPPRWWGPAIDSDRHAVLWHGDPHRPGDPHGTDVDPALTAITVDEVLEAAVALLAAPAPHGHASG from the coding sequence GTGAGCGGTGCGCGGACGACGGGCGACGTCCTCGTCCTGCGCGCGCTCGGGCTCGGCGACGCGCTGACGGGCGTGGCCGCGCTGCGGGGCGTGCGTCGCGCGTGGCCGGACCGGCGCCTCGTGCTCGCCGGTCCGGCCGCGACCGGCACCTGGTTGCGCGACCTCGGCGTCGTCGACGACCTGCTGGTCACCCAGGGACTGGCACCGCTCACGTGGGACGGGACCGGGCACGTGGCCGTCAACCTGCACGGCCGTGGTCCGCAGAGCCACCGGGTGCTGGCGGCGACGCGGCCGTCGCGGCTCGTCGCGTACGCGACGCCCGAGCACCCGCAGGGGCCGACGTGGCGCGCTGACGAGCACGAGGTCGTCCGCTGGTGCCGGCTCGTGACGTCCGCGGGCGGCCCCTGCGACGCGTCGGACCTGCGGCTGCCCGTGCCGCCGGACCGGGCCACCGCGCCGGGGACGGTCGTGCTGCACCCGGGCGCCGCCTCCGGGTCCCGCCGGTGGCCGGTCGCGCGCTGGGGCGAGGTCGCGCGCGCGCTCGTCGCCGCGCGCCAGGACGTGACGCTGACGGGCGGCCCGGCGGAGGTGGACCTGTGCGCGGCCGTCGCCGAGGCCTCGGGCCGTGACCCGCGCGTGCTCGCCGGCTCCCTCGACGTGCCGGGGCTGGCGGGCCTCGTCGCGGGCGCCCGGCTCGTGGTGTGCGGCGACACGGGGGTCGCGCACCTGGCGACCGCCGTCGCCACGCCGTCCGTCCTGCTGTTCGGCCCCACCCCGCCACGGTGGTGGGGGCCGGCGATCGACTCCGACCGGCACGCGGTGCTGTGGCACGGTGACCCGCACCGGCCGGGCGACCCGCACGGGACGGACGTCGACCCGGCGCTCACCGCGATCACCGTCGACGAGGTGCTGGAGGCCGCCGTCGCGCTCCTGGCGGCACCGGCCCCGCACGGGCACGCATCGGGCTGA
- a CDS encoding SDR family oxidoreductase → MSTVLDPTDSPALLTPRELGTVFVTGGASGLGAAVVDAVLASGGSAAVLDRVAPAADVPHVEVDLSDSAAAAAAVEELVRLAGEPTGVVTAAGTDACGRLVDIDPATWEKVVAVNLFGTVAVVRAAVPYLEKVRGTVVTVASTLALRGMSDATAYSASKFAVRGFSHALAAELAGSVGVTCLIPGGMRTPFFDGRTEQYRPGPDADLNDPRATAGAVLTALRQPVGSEIRELLVMASGESSWP, encoded by the coding sequence GTGAGCACCGTGCTGGACCCGACCGACTCCCCCGCGCTGCTGACCCCGCGCGAGCTGGGGACCGTGTTCGTCACCGGAGGCGCGTCCGGCCTCGGGGCCGCCGTCGTGGACGCGGTGCTCGCATCGGGCGGGAGCGCGGCGGTGCTCGACCGCGTCGCACCGGCTGCGGACGTGCCGCACGTCGAGGTGGACCTGTCCGACTCGGCCGCCGCCGCGGCGGCCGTCGAGGAGCTCGTGCGGCTGGCCGGGGAGCCGACGGGCGTCGTGACCGCCGCCGGCACCGACGCGTGCGGGCGGCTGGTCGACATCGACCCCGCGACCTGGGAGAAGGTCGTCGCCGTCAACCTGTTCGGCACGGTCGCGGTGGTCCGGGCCGCCGTGCCGTACCTGGAGAAGGTGCGCGGCACCGTCGTGACCGTCGCCTCGACGCTCGCGCTGCGCGGCATGAGCGACGCGACGGCGTACAGCGCGTCGAAGTTCGCGGTCCGCGGCTTCTCGCACGCGCTGGCCGCTGAGCTGGCCGGCAGCGTCGGCGTCACGTGCCTCATCCCCGGCGGCATGCGGACCCCGTTCTTCGACGGCCGCACCGAGCAGTACCGGCCCGGCCCCGACGCCGACCTGAACGACCCGCGCGCGACGGCCGGAGCCGTGCTCACCGCGCTGCGCCAGCCCGTCGGCTCGGAGATCCGGGAGCTGCTCGTCATGGCGTCCGGGGAGAGCTCCTGGCCGTGA
- a CDS encoding PfkB family carbohydrate kinase, whose protein sequence is MSADVRGRPHVVVVGDVVLDRDVEGRVDRLCPDAPAPVLDVTHVRESPGGAGLTALLAAQDARVTLVAPLADDAAGRALHERLARDVDVLALPHAGGTRRKVRVRSAAHSLVRIDDGGPGTPGDVPVDAVRRVLAAADVVLVSDYGAGVTRDEDLRALLADAAATGLVVWDPHPRGGPPVAGVTLVTPNLGEARGALRRDAAGGDGPGDDLARRLRELWRARAVAVTVSADGAFVAAGGEAQYVPAPAVTGGDPCGAGDRFAASAALALAAGALPVEAVARGVRDASAWVAAGGAEAYRGRGGPAATHPGAGIGSGTVHDPGTPAPAGQSGLDDVAALAARLRRDGRSLVATGGCFDIVHAGHVATLQAARRLGDALVVLMNSDASVRRLKGAGRPVVTAADRARVLEALDCVDAVVVFDEDDPRAALDRLRPDVWAKGGDYGGAPLPEAATVRAHGGRVVLLPYLDGRSTTSIIERSGTARATTTTKETV, encoded by the coding sequence GTGAGCGCCGACGTGCGCGGCCGCCCGCACGTCGTCGTGGTCGGCGACGTCGTGCTCGACCGCGACGTCGAGGGCCGGGTGGACCGCCTGTGCCCGGACGCTCCCGCGCCCGTGCTCGACGTGACGCACGTCCGGGAGAGCCCGGGCGGCGCGGGGCTCACCGCGCTGCTGGCCGCGCAGGACGCACGCGTGACACTGGTCGCGCCGCTCGCCGACGACGCCGCGGGCCGGGCGCTGCACGAGCGGCTGGCCCGGGACGTCGACGTGCTGGCGCTGCCGCACGCCGGCGGGACGCGCCGCAAGGTCCGGGTCCGCAGCGCGGCGCACTCGCTGGTCCGGATCGACGACGGTGGACCGGGCACGCCCGGTGACGTGCCGGTCGACGCGGTCCGCCGGGTGCTGGCCGCGGCCGACGTCGTGCTGGTGTCGGACTACGGCGCGGGCGTCACGCGCGACGAGGACCTGCGGGCGCTGCTCGCCGACGCGGCCGCCACGGGACTCGTCGTGTGGGACCCGCACCCGCGCGGTGGGCCCCCGGTGGCCGGCGTCACCCTCGTGACGCCCAACCTCGGCGAGGCGCGGGGCGCGCTGCGGCGCGACGCGGCCGGAGGCGACGGGCCCGGCGACGACCTGGCCCGTCGCCTGCGCGAGCTCTGGCGGGCACGCGCCGTGGCCGTCACCGTGAGCGCCGACGGCGCGTTCGTGGCCGCCGGTGGCGAGGCGCAGTACGTCCCCGCACCGGCCGTGACCGGCGGTGACCCGTGCGGTGCGGGCGACCGGTTCGCCGCATCGGCGGCGCTCGCCCTCGCCGCCGGTGCGCTGCCGGTCGAGGCGGTCGCCCGCGGTGTCCGCGACGCGAGCGCCTGGGTCGCGGCGGGTGGCGCCGAGGCGTACCGGGGGCGCGGCGGACCGGCCGCCACCCACCCGGGCGCCGGAATCGGCAGCGGGACGGTGCACGACCCCGGGACACCCGCGCCGGCCGGTCAGTCCGGGCTGGACGACGTGGCGGCGCTGGCCGCACGCCTGCGCCGGGACGGCCGCTCCCTGGTCGCGACGGGCGGCTGCTTCGACATCGTCCACGCGGGTCACGTCGCGACGCTGCAGGCCGCCCGGCGGCTGGGCGACGCGCTCGTCGTGCTCATGAACTCCGACGCCTCGGTGCGCCGGCTCAAGGGTGCGGGCCGGCCCGTCGTCACCGCCGCGGACCGCGCGCGCGTCCTCGAGGCCCTCGACTGCGTGGACGCGGTCGTCGTGTTCGACGAGGACGACCCGCGCGCCGCCCTCGACCGCCTGCGTCCCGACGTGTGGGCCAAGGGCGGTGACTACGGCGGCGCACCGCTGCCCGAGGCCGCGACCGTCCGGGCCCACGGCGGCCGCGTGGTCCTGCTCCCCTACCTCGACGGCCGTTCGACGACGTCGATCATCGAGCGCTCGGGCACGGCCCGCGCGACCACCACCACGAAGGAGACCGTGTGA
- a CDS encoding D-sedoheptulose-7-phosphate isomerase: MSARAWIETHDAELGAGLRSLRGQAGTVERWGATLARRLTEGARLLAAGNGGSAAEAQHLTSELVGRFLHERRPLSALCLCSESSSVTAIVNDYGIDEMFARQVEAHGRPGDVLVLLSTSGRSANVLRAAERAREVGVEVWSMTGPGPNPLAAASDDVLVVDAPTTAAVQAVHLVAVHAVCAVLDEHLALRPAGSPGSARAAGRPAAAAAVEVRA, from the coding sequence GTGAGCGCGCGCGCGTGGATCGAGACGCACGACGCCGAGCTGGGCGCGGGGCTGCGCAGCCTGCGCGGGCAGGCGGGCACGGTCGAGCGGTGGGGCGCGACGCTCGCACGCCGCCTGACCGAGGGCGCGCGGCTGCTTGCCGCCGGCAACGGCGGGAGCGCCGCGGAGGCGCAGCACCTGACGTCCGAGCTGGTCGGGCGGTTCCTCCACGAGCGGCGTCCCCTGTCGGCCCTGTGCCTGTGCTCGGAGAGCTCGAGCGTCACGGCGATCGTCAACGACTACGGCATCGACGAGATGTTCGCCCGCCAGGTGGAGGCGCACGGCCGGCCCGGGGACGTCCTGGTGCTCCTGTCGACGTCGGGGCGCAGCGCCAACGTGCTGCGCGCCGCGGAGCGGGCGCGCGAGGTGGGGGTGGAGGTGTGGTCCATGACGGGCCCGGGCCCGAACCCGCTGGCAGCGGCGTCGGACGACGTCCTGGTCGTCGACGCACCGACGACCGCGGCCGTGCAGGCCGTGCACCTGGTCGCCGTGCACGCCGTGTGCGCGGTGCTCGACGAGCACCTCGCGCTGCGACCGGCGGGCTCCCCCGGCTCGGCGCGTGCGGCAGGACGCCCCGCGGCGGCCGCGGCCGTGGAGGTCCGGGCGTGA
- a CDS encoding glycosyltransferase has protein sequence MRIAMVSEHASPLAVLGGVDAGGQNVHVAALAGALADQGHEVTVYTRRDDPDLPERVPMTPGVEVVHVPAGPATAVPKDELLPWVRDLGSWVADDWATHGAPDVVHAHFWMSGLAALQAAAVHGVPTVQTYHALGSVKRRHQGAKDTSPAGRITAEAAIGRRVDAVVATCTDEVRELARLGVPASRVRVVPCGVDVAHFRPVRRAAGPLPRRQPHRLVCLGRLVERKGLDTVLAALVDLPGTELLVAGGPDAAALREDAEATRLTALAARLGVADRVHLLGRVGHDDVPALVSSADLVVATPWYEPFGIVPLEAAACGVPVVGSAVGGLLDSVVDGVTGVLVPPRDPAALAAAVRGLLADPVRRRACGAAARRRALARYSWRCVAAQTERVYRSLTFGARGAARVEEVAV, from the coding sequence ATGAGGATCGCGATGGTGTCGGAGCACGCGAGCCCGCTCGCGGTCCTGGGCGGCGTCGACGCGGGCGGCCAGAACGTCCACGTCGCAGCGCTCGCCGGCGCGCTGGCGGACCAGGGGCACGAGGTGACCGTGTACACGCGACGCGACGACCCCGACCTGCCGGAGCGCGTTCCGATGACGCCGGGCGTCGAGGTCGTGCACGTGCCCGCGGGCCCGGCCACGGCCGTGCCGAAGGACGAGCTGCTGCCCTGGGTGCGCGACCTCGGCTCGTGGGTCGCCGACGACTGGGCGACGCACGGGGCGCCGGACGTCGTGCACGCGCACTTCTGGATGTCGGGCCTCGCCGCGCTGCAGGCGGCGGCGGTGCACGGCGTGCCGACGGTGCAGACCTACCACGCGCTGGGCTCCGTGAAGCGGCGTCACCAGGGCGCCAAGGACACCAGCCCGGCGGGCCGGATCACCGCCGAGGCCGCGATCGGCCGGCGCGTCGACGCGGTGGTCGCGACGTGCACGGACGAGGTGCGGGAGCTGGCGCGCCTGGGCGTGCCGGCGTCGCGCGTGCGGGTCGTGCCGTGCGGTGTCGACGTCGCGCACTTCCGGCCCGTGCGCCGCGCAGCCGGCCCGTTGCCGCGGCGCCAGCCGCACCGCCTGGTGTGCCTGGGCCGGCTGGTCGAGCGCAAGGGGCTCGACACGGTCCTCGCCGCGCTCGTCGACCTGCCGGGCACCGAGCTGCTCGTCGCCGGCGGCCCCGACGCCGCGGCGCTGCGCGAGGACGCGGAGGCGACCCGGCTGACCGCGCTCGCCGCGCGCCTCGGGGTCGCCGACCGGGTCCACCTGCTGGGGCGCGTCGGCCACGACGACGTGCCGGCGCTCGTGTCGTCGGCGGACCTGGTCGTCGCGACGCCCTGGTACGAGCCGTTCGGCATCGTGCCGCTCGAGGCCGCGGCGTGCGGCGTGCCGGTCGTCGGCAGCGCGGTGGGCGGCCTGCTGGACTCCGTCGTCGACGGCGTGACGGGCGTGCTCGTGCCACCCCGCGACCCCGCTGCGCTGGCGGCTGCCGTGCGCGGTCTCCTCGCCGACCCGGTGCGCCGCCGCGCGTGCGGTGCGGCGGCGCGTCGTCGTGCCCTCGCGCGCTACTCGTGGCGGTGCGTCGCGGCGCAGACGGAGCGGGTGTACCGGTCCCTGACGTTCGGGGCCCGGGGCGCGGCACGGGTCGAGGAGGTGGCGGTGTGA
- a CDS encoding glycosyltransferase family 4 protein — translation MRILAWHVHGSWMTSFVQGAHEYLVPVDAERSPDGLGRARTWDWPVCVREVPLAGLRDERFDVVLLQRPRDLELLERWAGLRAGVDVPAVYVEHNTPVEHPVGTRHLLAGRDDVLLVHVTAFNALVWDNGRAPVTVVEHGVPDPGHLWTGERARVAAVVNEPVRRWRVAGTDVLLRVADAVPVEVYGMGMAALAGHLPAHAAHLHDDVPQARMHQQLAGARAYLHPYRWTSLGLSLVEAMTLGMPVLALATTAAPEAVPADAGVVSSDPSDLVAAARRWLADPAEAKERGLAAREHALRRFGLERFLSDWHEVIEGVTR, via the coding sequence ATGAGGATCCTGGCGTGGCACGTGCACGGCTCGTGGATGACGTCGTTCGTCCAGGGCGCGCACGAGTACCTCGTCCCCGTGGACGCCGAGCGCTCCCCCGACGGCCTGGGGCGCGCCCGCACGTGGGACTGGCCGGTGTGCGTGCGCGAGGTGCCGCTGGCAGGGCTGCGCGACGAGAGGTTCGACGTCGTCCTGCTGCAGCGCCCGCGGGACCTCGAGCTGCTCGAGCGGTGGGCCGGGCTGCGCGCGGGCGTCGACGTGCCCGCCGTGTACGTCGAGCACAACACGCCCGTGGAGCACCCCGTGGGGACCCGTCACCTGCTGGCCGGCCGCGACGACGTCCTGCTGGTGCACGTGACGGCGTTCAACGCGCTGGTGTGGGACAACGGCCGCGCGCCCGTCACGGTCGTCGAGCACGGCGTGCCCGACCCCGGGCACCTGTGGACCGGTGAGCGCGCACGCGTCGCCGCGGTCGTCAACGAGCCGGTGCGGCGCTGGCGGGTCGCGGGCACCGACGTCCTGCTGCGCGTCGCCGACGCCGTGCCGGTCGAGGTGTACGGGATGGGGATGGCGGCGCTCGCCGGCCACCTGCCCGCGCACGCGGCGCACCTGCACGACGACGTGCCGCAGGCCCGCATGCACCAGCAGCTCGCCGGTGCTCGTGCGTACCTGCACCCCTACCGGTGGACCAGCCTCGGGCTGTCGCTGGTGGAGGCGATGACGCTCGGCATGCCCGTGCTGGCGCTCGCGACGACGGCCGCACCCGAGGCGGTGCCCGCGGACGCGGGCGTGGTGAGCAGCGACCCGTCCGACCTGGTCGCGGCTGCTCGCCGCTGGCTGGCCGACCCGGCCGAGGCGAAGGAGCGCGGGCTCGCGGCCCGCGAGCACGCGCTGCGGCGGTTCGGGCTGGAGCGGTTCCTGTCCGACTGGCACGAGGTGATCGAAGGGGTGACGCGATGA
- a CDS encoding glycosyltransferase family 9 protein: protein MTRVLAVRLDSDGDVLLSGPALRALAATAERLDVLASPAGAHAARLLPGVDDVLVFDPPWSGYAPPPVDPRAVHGLVADLAARRYDRAVVLTSFHQSPLPVALVLRLAGVPFVAGTSEDYPGSLLDLRHRRPEGLHEVEAALDLATAAGGRLPAGDDGRLALRTPLPTLAAALHADALVRATGGATGSYVVVHPGASVPARAPSPDHAREIVAALADAGRTVLVTGGRGERDLAAHVTAGVAGAVDVAGRTSLAGLAAVLAGADVVVVGNTGPAHLAAAVGTPVVSLFSPVVPAGRWSPWAVPSVVLGDQEAPCAGTRSRTCPVPGHPCLSSVAPARVVAAVDALALAAGSAGEPLAGTRTGVAPAPQEVVA, encoded by the coding sequence ATGACGCGCGTCCTGGCGGTCCGGCTCGACAGCGACGGTGACGTCCTGCTGAGCGGGCCCGCGCTGCGCGCGCTCGCCGCCACCGCCGAGCGTCTCGACGTGCTGGCCTCGCCCGCCGGGGCCCACGCCGCCCGGCTGCTGCCCGGCGTCGACGACGTGCTCGTGTTCGACCCGCCGTGGAGCGGGTACGCCCCGCCCCCGGTCGACCCCCGGGCCGTCCACGGGCTCGTCGCCGACCTCGCCGCACGGCGGTACGACCGTGCCGTGGTCCTCACGTCCTTCCACCAGAGCCCGCTGCCCGTCGCGCTCGTGCTGCGGCTCGCCGGTGTGCCGTTCGTGGCCGGCACGAGCGAGGACTACCCCGGGTCGCTGCTCGACCTGCGCCACCGCCGCCCCGAGGGGCTGCACGAGGTGGAGGCCGCGCTCGACCTGGCCACGGCCGCGGGCGGGCGGCTCCCCGCCGGGGACGACGGACGCCTGGCCCTGCGCACCCCGCTGCCGACGCTCGCCGCGGCCCTGCACGCCGACGCGCTCGTGCGTGCGACCGGCGGTGCGACCGGTTCGTACGTCGTGGTCCACCCGGGAGCCTCGGTACCGGCCCGCGCCCCGTCGCCCGACCACGCACGGGAGATCGTCGCGGCCCTGGCCGACGCGGGCCGCACCGTGCTCGTCACGGGCGGGCGCGGCGAGCGCGACCTGGCGGCGCACGTCACCGCGGGCGTCGCCGGTGCGGTGGACGTGGCGGGCCGGACGTCGCTCGCCGGGCTGGCGGCCGTGCTCGCCGGTGCCGACGTCGTCGTGGTCGGCAACACCGGCCCCGCCCACCTGGCCGCGGCGGTCGGCACGCCCGTCGTGTCGTTGTTCTCGCCGGTCGTCCCGGCCGGTCGCTGGTCGCCGTGGGCCGTGCCGAGCGTCGTGCTCGGAGACCAGGAGGCGCCGTGCGCGGGGACGCGGTCGCGCACCTGCCCGGTCCCGGGGCACCCGTGCCTGTCGTCCGTCGCACCGGCCCGCGTCGTGGCCGCCGTCGACGCGCTGGCGCTCGCGGCCGGCTCCGCCGGCGAGCCGCTCGCCGGCACCCGCACGGGCGTGGCCCCCGCACCGCAGGAGGTGGTGGCATGA
- a CDS encoding HAD-IIIA family hydrolase produces the protein MTPSGLASPPAWSVVVPTIGRPSLRALLDTLAAQPLGAVLPAPEAVVVCDDRPLTAAEPLDVDDVALPVRVVRVGGRGPAAARNAGWRRVRTPWVLFLDDDVLLPAGWAEAFAADLAAADSEPDVAATQGRLRVPLPAHRPPTDWERSTGGLEGARWATADMAYRRTALVAVDGFDERFPRAYREDADLALRVRQAGWRLHVGDRVTTHPVRPADDRVSVRVQAGARDDALLRAAHGPRWRDLAQTGRGRFAWHVATVAAATAGGAALVAGRPRAAAAAGAAWAALTADLVRIRVLPGPRPGDEGWRDEWRRMALTSVVLPFAAVRHRVAGTIAHRGGAPPWRPPVRAVLFDRDGTLVHDVPYNGDPSQVRAVAGARELLDALRAAGVRVGLVSNQSGIGRGLLTDAQVTAVNARVTDLLGSFGTVQVCPHTDDDGCTCRKPAPGMVLAAARELGVAPWECAVVGDIGADVEAALAAGARPVLVPTPATLPEEVDAAPEVATDLRAALVAVLPDVVGTPADRLDAQPVDAAPHEPEVGTETEVAA, from the coding sequence GTGACGCCGTCGGGGCTCGCGTCGCCACCCGCGTGGTCGGTCGTCGTGCCGACGATCGGCCGACCGTCGCTGCGCGCGCTGCTCGACACGCTCGCCGCGCAGCCGCTGGGTGCGGTGCTGCCCGCGCCCGAGGCGGTCGTGGTGTGCGACGACCGTCCGCTGACCGCCGCGGAGCCGCTCGACGTGGACGACGTCGCGCTGCCCGTGCGCGTCGTGCGGGTCGGTGGGCGCGGACCGGCCGCCGCCCGCAACGCGGGGTGGCGCCGGGTGCGCACGCCGTGGGTGCTGTTCCTCGACGACGACGTGCTGCTGCCCGCCGGCTGGGCCGAGGCGTTCGCCGCCGACCTGGCCGCGGCCGACTCCGAGCCCGACGTCGCCGCCACGCAGGGTCGGCTGCGGGTGCCGTTGCCGGCGCACCGGCCGCCGACGGACTGGGAGCGCAGCACCGGCGGTCTCGAGGGCGCGCGCTGGGCGACCGCCGACATGGCGTACCGCCGGACCGCGCTCGTGGCGGTCGACGGGTTCGACGAGCGCTTCCCGCGCGCCTACCGGGAGGACGCCGACCTCGCGCTGCGCGTGCGGCAGGCCGGGTGGCGCCTGCACGTCGGGGACCGCGTCACCACGCACCCGGTGCGTCCGGCCGACGACCGCGTGAGCGTGCGCGTGCAGGCCGGGGCCCGCGACGACGCGCTGCTGCGGGCCGCGCACGGCCCCCGCTGGCGCGACCTGGCGCAGACGGGGCGGGGGCGGTTCGCCTGGCACGTCGCGACCGTGGCGGCCGCGACCGCCGGCGGGGCCGCGCTCGTCGCGGGACGGCCGCGCGCGGCGGCCGCCGCGGGTGCCGCATGGGCCGCCCTGACGGCCGACCTCGTACGGATCCGCGTCCTGCCGGGCCCTCGCCCGGGTGACGAGGGCTGGCGCGACGAGTGGCGGCGCATGGCGTTGACCTCGGTGGTGCTGCCGTTCGCGGCGGTGCGTCACCGCGTCGCGGGCACGATCGCGCATCGCGGCGGTGCGCCGCCGTGGCGCCCGCCGGTGCGCGCCGTGCTCTTCGACCGCGACGGCACGCTCGTCCACGACGTGCCGTACAACGGGGACCCGTCCCAGGTGCGTGCCGTGGCGGGCGCACGCGAGCTGCTCGACGCCCTCCGCGCGGCGGGCGTGCGGGTCGGCCTCGTGAGCAACCAGTCGGGCATCGGCCGCGGCCTGCTGACGGACGCCCAGGTGACGGCCGTGAACGCGCGCGTCACCGACCTGCTGGGGTCGTTCGGCACCGTGCAGGTCTGCCCCCACACGGACGACGACGGCTGCACGTGCCGCAAGCCCGCACCCGGCATGGTGCTCGCGGCGGCCCGTGAGCTGGGCGTCGCACCGTGGGAGTGCGCGGTGGTGGGCGACATCGGCGCCGACGTGGAGGCGGCGCTGGCCGCGGGCGCGCGCCCGGTGCTCGTCCCGACGCCCGCCACGCTGCCCGAGGAGGTCGACGCCGCCCCGGAGGTGGCGACCGACCTCCGCGCGGCCCTCGTGGCCGTCCTGCCCGACGTCGTCGGGACGCCCGCCGACCGGCTCGACGCGCAGCCGGTGGACGCCGCACCGCACGAGCCCGAGGTCGGCACCGAGACGGAGGTCGCCGCATGA